In Nicotiana tabacum cultivar K326 chromosome 17, ASM71507v2, whole genome shotgun sequence, one DNA window encodes the following:
- the LOC107799813 gene encoding small ribosomal subunit protein uS17 → MAEQTEKAFLKQPGVFLSSKKTGKGKRPGKGGNRYFKSIGLGFKTPREAIEGSYIDKKCPFTGNVSIRGRILAGTCHSAKMNRTIIVRRNYLHYVKKYQRYEKRHSNIPAHISPCFRVKEGDHVIIGQCRPLSKTVRFNVLKVIPAGSAGGGKKAFTGM, encoded by the exons ATGGCTGAACAG ACGGAGAAGGCATTCTTGAAGCAGCCTGGTGTCTTTCTTAG CTCGAAGAAGACAGGGAAGGGGAAGAGGCCAGGAAAGGGTGGCAATCGCTACTTTAAGAGCATTGGTTTAGGTTTCAAGACCCCCCGTGAGGCTATTGAAG GTTCTTACATTGATAAGAAATGTCCGTTCACTGGCAATGTTTCTATCAGAGGTCGTATCCTTGCTGGTACATGCCACAGTGCTAAGATGAACCGAACTATCATTGTCCGACGTAACTACCTACATTATGTCAAGAAGTACCAGAG GTATGAGAAGAGGCATTCTAATATTCCAGCTCATATATCACCATGCTTCCGTGTGAAAGAGGGAGACCATGTTATTATTGGACAGTGCAg GCCTTTGTCCAAAACTGTGAGGTTCAATGTGTTAAAGGTGATTCCTGCTGGGTCAGCTGGTGGGGGAAAGAAAGCATTTACAGGAATGTGA